One window of Papaver somniferum cultivar HN1 chromosome 9, ASM357369v1, whole genome shotgun sequence genomic DNA carries:
- the LOC113309707 gene encoding ras-related protein RABE1d-like, producing MAVAPARARADYDLLIKLLLIGDSGVGKSCLLLRFSDDSFTTSFITTIGIDFKIRTVELEGKRIKLQIWDTAGQERFRTITTAYYRGAMGILLVYDVTDESSFNNIKNWIKNIEQHASDNVNKILVGNKADMDESKRAIPTSRGQALADEYGIKFFETSAKTNFNVEEVFFSIAKDVKQRLAESETKAEVPTIKIVKQDPASSSAAPARSACCSS from the exons atgGCAGTAGCACCTGCAAGAGCTAGAGCTGATTACGATCTCCTTATTAAACTTCTTCTCATTGGTGACAGCG GAGTCGGAAAGAGTTGCCTTCTTTTGCGTTTCTCTGATGATTCGTTTACCACAAGTTTCATCACTACAATAGG GATTGACTTCAAGATTAGGACTGTTGAGCTCGAGGGGAAACGTATCAAATTGCAAATATGGGATACTGCTGGTCAAGAACGCTTCCGGACAATTACCACAG CTTATTACAGGGGAGCTATGGGTATATTGCTTGTATATGATGTCACCGACGAATCCTCTTTTAACA ACATTAAGAACTGGATCAAGAACATTGAGCAACATGCATCAGATAATGTTAACAAAATATTGGTGGGCAACAAGGCTGATATGGATGAGAGTAAGAGG GCCATTCCAACTTCACGAGGTCAGGCTCTAGCTGATGAATATGGTATCAAGTTTTTTGAGACA AGTGCAAAGACGAACTTTAATGTAGAGGAGGTTTTCTTCTCAATTGCAAAGGATGTAAAGCAAAGACTTGCAGAAAGTGAAACTAAAGCTGAG GTACCTACCATCAAGATAGTCAAACAAGACCCTGCCAGCAGTTCTGCTGCTCCCGCGAGATCAGCGTGCTGTAGTTCCTGA
- the LOC113309705 gene encoding ras-related protein RABC2a-like, translating to MGSTSCNGSNSSSSSYDLSFKILLIGDSGVGKSSLLVSFISNDTAPENHLSPTIGVDFKIKQLTVGGKKLKLTIWDTAGQERFRTLTSSYYRSAQGIILVYDVTRRESFTNLSDVWAKEVELYSTNQDCIKMLVGNKVDRDVERAVTREEGVALANDLGCLFLECSARTRENVEKCFEELALKIMDVPSLLGEGSNAVKKNNILKQKQEYQTPPSSGCCS from the exons ATGGGTTCAACTTCATGCAATGGAAGTAATAGTAGTAGTAGTTCTTATGATTTGTCATTTAAGATTTTATTGATAGGTGATTCAGGTGTTGGCAAGAGTAGCCTCCTTGTTAGCTTCATTTCTAATGATACTGCACCGGAGAACCATCTTTCACCTACAATCG GTGTGGATTTCAAGATCAAGCAACTGACTGTTGGTGGGAAAAAATTGAAGCTTACAATTTGGGATACTG CTGGACAAGAAAGGTTCAGGACCTTAACCAGCTCTTATTACAGAAGTGCTCAAGGGATAATTCTTG TCTATGATGTTACACGACGAGAATCGTTTACAAACTTGTCAGACGTATGGGCAAAGGAGGTAGAACTCTACTCAACTAATCAGGATTGTATCAAAATGCTTGTTGGGAACAAAGTCGATAGG GATGTTGAAAGGGCAGTCACAAGAGAAGAAGGTGTCGCTCTTGCAAATGATTTGGGATGCTTATTTCTTGAATGTAGTGCAAGAACTCGAGAAAATGTGGAGAAGTGCTTCGAGGAACTTGCTTTGAAG ATTATGGATGTTCCAAGTTTGCTAGGCGAAGGATCTAATGCAGTTAAAAAGAACAACATTCTGAAACAAAAACAGGAATATCAAACGCCTCCAAGCAGCGGCTGTTGCTCTTAA